The DNA window TCTACGTTTAAGAGGGATGTTAGAAGtgattttttgtagtgtttttgGTTTTAATCAGAGATTGAATACTTACAATTTGCTTTGAATAGAGTGGAGAAGCTGAATCTGCAAAACAAATTCAAGATTTAGAAAATGAGTTGAGCAATTGGGGATTTTGAGGATTGAGTGAGTTTTGGGCTTACAGAAACATTGTTCTGAGCTGTTTCTGAGGGGGGCCGCGGAAGTCGTCGTTGCACGATGCTCGAGGATCCAGATGACCACGGCTATGACGATGAACGAAACTGCAGCCGCGCACCACAGCTCAAGGCTAAAAGGCTTGATGAAAACCCAACCATTTCATGTAGAGTTGCCTAATGAAGCCACAATGGTAAGGCCAGTGGCAGCAAAAGGCAGTGTGAAATcaactaatttaattatgtttgtCACAATTGCTATATCACCAACTGCAGCATCCAAAACCTGAGAttataaaattgagaaaaaatcagaaaaaatctATGAAAAAAAGATACTCAATTCATTAAAAGTGGGGTAGGTTTTTAGTTTTTACATCATCTGCAACCAATCTAACTAGCTGATCGTAGCTCGGGTTCTTGAGGCCGTCCCCGAACGAGAAGAATCTGTGGGGGACGTCGTAGGGGACGAGCTTGAGCACTTCGAGAAACAGATCAATGCAGTAGCCTTGAGCAGTGCTGTCATTATGCTGAGAGACAAAGTCACTGAAGCTGATCCGGTTAGGGAACCCGACTCTCAGTGGCCTCTCGGAAGTGGCCACCACCCATCCACGCGGCCTCTGGGCCACCCCACCGGGCCAAGTCACACGGCCAAGGCTCTGACCATTCCCCCTCACAAGCTCAGGGCTTTGTACAGATAAACCAGTCACATTAGACCAAAAACCAACCCTGACATATCCATTATCGCCCACGTTCAAAACCTCGTACTCAGTCCCAACAATATCGGGCGAGTCATCAAACCGGACCTGCCTGAGCAAGCCGGTGAAGTTTGAGGCCAGCACCAGCCTTCGCAGCGCCTCTCCGCCATCGAAAACCTTGAAATTTTCAAGCTCATGGAATCTTTCAGTAGAGGAGAATGTGATCTCTCCTTGCTCTTTTAGAAGCTTGTCGACTGCATAAGCAACGAGCCACACCGTGTCATAATCATAGATCCCATATTCAGTTAATCCAGAATGTTTCGACAACCCCTTCTTCTTCTGCATTTCCTCCCACCGCGCCAGCAAGGCCTCCCTCTTGGGAGTGGGAGCCACACGCGGGCGTAGTGTGACAACCCCTCGAACGAGATTGAACGAATCTTCATCACCACTGAGAGAATCTAGACTAGAAGTCAGCCAGTCAGTTGCAAGCCACACATAATCAGCTGACACCATACCAAGACTCTGCGCGATTTCAAAGAATCTCAGCAACGGATCAGGCCTAATATGCACGACATACACAAGAGGGCCTAGAGACTTTGACACGACCAGAGCCTCGGAGATCTCACTGTGGTTGTAGTGGGGAGATAGAGGGAGTTTGTAATAGATTGTTGACATCCTTGTGGCGAGAAAGTCTCCCAGTGCAGCTACCCCGTTCCTGCCATAGTCCGTGTCCTCAAACACCGCGATGACCTCCTTCCATCCATATAAGTCGATCACATCAGCCAGAGCAAGCATCTGAGTGGAATCGGGGGTGCTGTCCTGACAAAGTAGGGGAATTGGAGGGAGGACAGGGCCGGATCCGTGGCTGCATAGGAGATCACCGGGATTTGGAGGCCGTTGGCTATGTGGGAGACGATACGCGTGATGGCAGACGACTGAGGGCCTATAATTGCCACTACTTCCTTCTCTATAACATTGAAAGCTAGCCAAGAGAAACAATCACAATAAAGCTTGTGATTTTGTAGTTTTCCTATTCTAAATAGTAAAGAACGTGTGAGATTTTGCAGTAACTATATCCAAAGTTTTGATCTTTAAGAATGGTTTATGAGTGTTTAGATCATGAAACATGAGATTTTGAGTTTTTATATctaaagtttcaatttttggGACTTTTCTTGGAACACtttcttcaaatttttattCTCCCACAAGATAATGTGATcagtcacacacacacacagagtacACAGTTAAATTACTCAAAGAAAGCATGATCAGAGTCATTTACCAACATcagaaattcaaaatttcagctAACAATTCAGTAGAaatagctctctctctctcacacacacacacacaaacagaGAAGGAGACAGAAAGGGAATGAGAGGGAACCTTTGATTGAGCCCATAAAAGCACTACAACCGAGGTCCTCCATAACCAAATCCATTTGAGTCCCATTGAGAATTGTGGGGTCTGAATTCACATCTGCAACTGCCATTTCCATGGCTATCTTAGCACCTCTTCCAATCACAGACTCATAGGTGAAAACAGCACCAACTTTCACCACAGAAGGCTTCTCACAACACACACTACCACTGTGAAGAAACACAGCTTATAAAACGGTAAGAATAATTCCAGTGACAGACCAAAAATCCtttcttgaaaaaaataaaaattcaagaaTTCACATTTTGATGAAGCAAGTGTTGTAGGAAAGGATGATTATGATTGTGATGGCTTTTTATGTGTAGTTgtgaaaacatttttttttcatttacatGTACATAAAAGATTAGATTTTAAGGAATCTAATTCGCATTGGACTAgaagaaattattaaaaattgaagGAAAGATGAATTTATTCGGTAATTGGCATCCAATCAATATAAAGGCAATAGTAGAGAGAAAGAGTACTTAATAGAGTAACATTAAATTATGTGGTCAGGCCCATTTTACTCTGAATTTTTGCATGTTTACTTTGCTAAATTCCCATTACCTGAAAGCAACTTTTTATGCTTCAATTAAAGGTttaataatgtattttttaatgttgtttAGTGTTTTTGGGactccttttttttcttcaacattCATGATTAAGAATGGAATGATAGTTGTTTGACTGTTTAAGCTTTACATACTCCAGAATTTGTAGTGTTGCCGCCGTcaaatataacatgatttaagtATGGTGTAGTGCAATGTTTTAAAACCGGTAAGCGAATCGGTGAAGCTATCGTTCACGGTTCAACTGGTCCAACCGGTTAGACCATCGGATTACtattattatactccctccgtcccgtgctactcgcacgtttgcttttcggctcgtcacaaagtccttacactatttataatttaagttagaattaatgcatttaattaatatgttagtttaagttaagagctcttttattatgtgttcttttttaattacacaaaaaaatcaatcccaaatttacagcctaaaatgaaaagtgcgagtagcatgggacggagggagtataatataatataatatatttataactacatatatagtataaaaatattataattttgtaaataaggtaaaaatatataattttttttaaaaaattgaatgtaAATATTATCTATACCCAATGGAAAGAATTTCAGATATTAAAAGAAGAATTATAAAGCAAAATACATACTCACCAAGTAATTTGGTGATAGAATGTACTCCCTCCAACCGAGAAAGATGACCTTCTTTGTATTTCCAATTCACACGGAACATTATTTCTATTCCCAATTCCCTTCTCATCAATGTGTCTCTCTCTACTCTTTTACTCATTTCACCATTGAAGCACTATTCTAGCTTCTTTTTGCTTCCAAATCGAGGGGTTCTCCAGCGGCGATCAAGCTGACCGACGGCGCTGGAGCAGCTGGTTTAGGGGGACGAGGGACGAAGGAGAGCGCTGTGACAGGATTGcaataaatcaaattaagtGTACCGGTTGAACCGATTTTCGGTTTCCGGCCAAACCGGGCGGCTTAACTGAGTCAAAACGGCTCAATCGGACCGGATAGCACGCTGATTTGCGGTCAAATCGGCCGGTctggtccgatttttaaaacactgtTGTATTGCATAATGAAATATTAACGATAAAAAAAACATGGTATAAATAGGAGtccctttttccattttagttcgtccgcaaataggaatcctaattcacttttatcataaatgataatagggtcccacattccattaatttACCCCATTCGCATTttgtttaaaattaatatatataagtagaaCCCTATTCTACTGACTTTTTTCtattcacttttcttaacatttcttaaaacccatgccgccaagaaatgagattcttaatagcggacggaggaagtagaaTATTAAGTAGAACAAATCTATGTCGTTCCCAATTAGTGTATTTCTATGGTATGGAATGATTACGAAAGGTTTACTTAGAGTGGGACACTGAGAATATTACTTAGGTTTTTAAGTTGTCGTCGACTTTAAAATGAGGCAGTTCCATTGATATATAATTCCTTTTCTGTATGAAAGTCGGGGATTAATTAGAATTTAAGCAAATTTTGTGATTCATTTAACAAAACTTTATTGGACGACATTGTTTTGTTCACATAGATATTTCGGTTGACACATAAACATAGATTtcaccaaaattttaaaaaaatatgaataattgcCAATTTACCAAGTattgtaatttattattgttCCGTTTTTGAAAAGTAAGGGACTGAAATAAAACTTGACaatttgtaataataataataataataataataataataataataataataataataataataataataataataaatacagaaaaagaaaacatcGTTGCCCAGAACTGGATGGCAACATGTTATTCAATTCACCTCCACAAAATCCCAAGTTCAGTTTATCCATTCAAAATTTCTTGCTCTCTCAGCTCACTCTCAGCAACAAAAATCAACGCCACCACCTTTGAAATTAACTTAATCTTCTCCCCTATAATCCTCTCCACAATCAATCCCATAATCTCAGAATGATTGCAAATCTCTCTTTATCCCCTCACCAATTCGCCAGATTCTGCACCTCTCGAATACCCATTTCCGATTTCCCCCCTACATCCAAAACCCCTAATTTATTCAAACCTCTATCTTCTTCGCCATGTTCAATAATTCACAGAGATAGTCCGATTCTATTCCGGAGCAGAGGATTACGAGATGCTGCAAGGAAAATGTTTCCAACTTGCGCGATTGGCGGGCTTGATTTTGGTGCGTTCGAGAGCGCTCAATCAGTTCTCGAAGCAGCTGCGGTTTTGACTGCAATCATCGTAGTTCACGAAAGCGGCCATTTCTTCGCAGCTTATCTTCAGGGGATTCATGTGAGTAAATTTGCAGTTGGTTTCGGTCCGATTTTAGCTAAATTCAATACGAACAATGTTGAGTATTCACTTAGGGCTATCCCTCTCGGTGGATTTGTTGCGTTTCCTGATAATGATTCCGATAGCGATATCCCTGCCGATGATGTCAATTTGCTGAAAAATAGGCCGATTTTCGATAGGGTTGTTGTGATTTCTGCTGGTGTGATTGCCAacattgtgtttgcttatgTTATCATCTTTGCACAAGTACTGTTTGTTGGATTGCCTGTGCAAGAATCGTTCCCCGGCGTGCTTGTGCCGGAGGTGAGGCCGTTTTCGGCTGCCTCAAGAGACGGTTTGTTGCCCGGTGATGTGATTTTAGGCTTAGATGATGTTGAGCTTTCGAGAACCGGTCCTAGTTTGGTTTCGGAGGTAGTTGACGTGATTAGGAATAGCCCGAACAGGAAGGTAGCGTTTAAAATCGGAAGGGGGCCTGAGAATGTGAAGATCAATATCACCCCGGATAAGAATGTGGATGGCACCGGGAGGATTGGAGTTCAGTTGTCGCCTAATGTGAAGTTCACGAAGGTTAAACCGAGGGATCTGTTTGAGGTGTTCCGTTTCTCTGGCCGTGAGTTTTGGGGTTTGTCGTCGAATGTTCTGGACAGTTTGAAGCAGACATTCATGAATTTCTCCCAGTCTGCTAGTAAGGTTTCTGGCCCTGTCGCCATCATAGCCGTTGGTGCAGAAGTTGCAAAGTCAAACACTGATGGCCTTTACCAATTCGCTGCTATTTTGAATCTGAATCTCGCTGTGATAAACATTCTGCCACTGCCTGCCTTGGATGGTGGATCGTTGGCGTTCCTCCTGATAGAGGCGGCTAGAGGCGGGAGGAAGCTCCCATTTGAGTTGGAACATCAGATCATGTCATCTGGGATCATGCTGGTTATAGTCCTCGGGGTTTTCCTTCTAGTTCGTGACACGTTAAACCTGGACATCATCAAAGATTTGTTATGATTCATGGCCAGGTAAATGCTTCGTTTCTTGAGAAGTTCGTATGAGGGGTGGCAAATGATGCATAACGCTGGTTGCTTGTTGATGTTGTTTCGCGTAAATACATATGATAAATCCCCTCTTCATCTGGATCTTGAGGCCTAGTTTACATTATTGATTTTCTAGTGCTCAACACATTAATCTAAATACTtagattatatttatatatctgtTTTAAATTCGAGAATCATTTTATAGTTACCAGTTGGACTCGATCATTTTGATATGATGATCTTTGTATAGTTTTTCGAGATCACGTGTATCATTTTTCGTGTGTTGCTGCCTACTCTATTACCCGTGCTGATTAAATACTCTTGTTCTCGAAATGCTTATGTTATCGATGTGTTTGATGCTGGTTATTTGGTGCttcgttgttgttgttgttgcgATTTGATACATCTCTGAGGCTTAAGGTAGGCTCACCCTGGATGCTTGTTTTTACACTCATCTTTCTGTTTATTGAAGGAAATTAAATTTGTTGGTTGCAATATTTCTCTAGATCGGTAGGTCAATAATTGTGTACACAACTTATTAATATATCGATTCATAGAGTAAACTTATGGAATTATTATAGCATATCTAGTTTGGAATAACAAGTGAGAAGTGTTGAAGATTGATTCAAGAAAAGATATATTTTCATTGCATGAAATTTACTACCTTCTATATTTGTTATAGAAGGCATTAATTGATAATGGAGAGGAACTCTAGAGATACAACTTTCACAGACGAGATATTCTATTTCGAAATAAGAAACATCACAATGTTTAATGCAAATGTTATGTAGTAAGAATTAACATAGTTATGTTCATGGGCCGCCTTTGCCGCCGGAGCCGCTTCCAACTCCAACGCCGGTGCCTGAACCACCTCCAACTCCTACTCCAATCCCAATGCCGATACCAACACCAACTCCTCCACCGTGccctccaccgccaccacctCCTACACCGCCACCAGATCCACCTCCTAATCCTCCGCCAGCACCACCACCGAACCCACCACCGTGTCCTGAACCACCACCTAAAcctccgccgccaccaccgcctccccctccacctccaccgcccCCAGCACCTCCGGCACCAACACCCCCACCAGCACCAAATCCACCACCATGGCCAGATCCTCCCCCtagaccaccaccaccaccaccacctccgcctCCTCCCCCACCCCCTCCTCCAACTCCACCTGCACCGCCTCCAACACCACCTCCAGCTCCAAAGCCTCCACCTGAGCCAGAACCACCCCCGATCCCGCCTCCACCACCTtttcctcctcctccacctcctccaagacctccacctccacctgcGCCTCCACCAACCCCACCACCTGCTCCAAATCCTCCACCCGAGCCAGAACCACCTCcaatccccccccccccacccttTCCCCCTCCGCCACCTCCTCCAAGACCACCACCTCCCCCTGCACCCCCACCAATCCCACCACCAGCTCCAAATCCTCCACCCGAGCCGGAACCACCTCCAATCCCGCCCCCCGCCACCTtttcctcctccaccacctcctccaagACCTCCACCTCCGCCTGCGCCCCCACcagctccacctccacctccaaaTCCTCCACCCGATCCAGAACCACCACCTagtcctcctcctcgtccgccacCTCCTCCTGCTCCGCCACCCAGACCCCCACCACCACCTAGTCCTCCACCTCGTCCGCCTCCACCACCAAGTCCGCCACCTCCTCCTGCTCCACCACCCAaaccgccaccaccaccgctTCCTCCACCAaagcctccacctccacctcctcctAAACCACCACCGTGTCCACCATGTCCTCCACCAGGACGGCCACCATAACCTCCCTGACCCCTTCCCCGTCCACCCCAACCACGGCCACGACCATAGCATCCACGCCGGCTATACCTACAATCATCTCTCCAACCCTCCTTACCAAGTTTTCCATCACCAAGAATCTCCACACTCAAATTCAACACCAAGATAACGAGAAGCGCCGTTACACACATCCATTTATGAGAAAACCCCATTTTCCCTAAAACCCAAGGTTTATTAGTAGTGTTATCTCACTCAACTCTGCATGCCCATTATATACAGAAACAACTCATCTACACATCTACCCCCAATTAATGCACACATTGCTTGCTTACATCTACGCGTTTGAGCAGATGGGAAGTGGCGGGAGAGCATTTAATGTTCAAAAGTCAATTCAGATTAGGGTTTTTAAATGCCAAACTTTCCCTTAATCTTATTTAGACACCATTTTAAACCTACCGACACACtcatctctctctatcttatTTAGACATAAAACATGGGTCAACTTAGCTAGGATATTTCTGTGTATCCTTTTAAATCTTTAGTCTCGAAGGAGCTATTAAAAGGTATGGTTGAGATCTAACATAATTAATGCTTATGAGTCATTTTCAAAATACTTGTGCTGTGCTATCTACTATTGtaacttttttatttaaattttgtgatgGATTTGTAAGACATGACTTGTATGAAGAAGAATATCTCCCTTTTAATTAGAAAAGTATAGTAACACATGGAAAATTGCCTATTTTGGGTTcatgtaattttcttttatgtatTTCATTTgtgttcttttattttctgaTTAGGAATTGTAAAATCATATCCTTATTACTACTAGATAACATACTTCttgcataaattaaaattattataacaAACAAAAGAACTAAGATGATAGTATTTCTTAAAAAGTACTCTAATTTGTTAAAGTAGAAGTACTTAAAGGGTCCATTTCTtccaataaaagaaaattacatttAATGATTTACAGTTAGATGAAGAAATATATGAATCGTGAATCTGACCAGTTCAAATACCCGACTTAGTCCACCTTGACATTAATTTCTCACATGCATCCATAATccatttattaaatgtattaatGCTAGAACTGTATAAAAgcaataatatatataaaatataaaaaatattagcaATAATACTAGCTAGACTACTAATAACAGaacaattattattatgatataAAAGAAGATTTGTTTATCAATTAACTAATTGCCATAGAGTACTTTTGCATAAACGCATAATTAAGATCGACTGCAGTCACATTAATTTACAACCAAGataattgaaaagaaaatttaaagtaAGCACAACCAAAACATTAATTTGAGCTACAAATTTTATTCATTGTTATTAATCAATCAAGAA is part of the Salvia splendens isolate huo1 chromosome 22, SspV2, whole genome shotgun sequence genome and encodes:
- the LOC121786616 gene encoding glycine-rich cell wall structural protein 1-like — translated: MGFSHKWMCVTALLVILVLNLSVEILGDGKLGKEGWRDDCRYSRRGCYGRGRGWGGRGRGQGGYGGRPGGGHGGHGGGLGGGGGGGFGGGSGGGGGLGGGAGGGGGLGGGGGRGGGLGGGGGLGGGAGGGGGRGGGLGGGSGSGGGFGGGGGAGGGAGGGGGGGGGLGGGGGGGKGGGGGIGGGSGSGGGFGAGGGVGGGAGGGGGLGGGGGGGKGGGGGIGGGSGSGGGFGAGGGVGGGAGGVGGGGGGGGGGGGGGGGLGGGSGHGGGFGAGGGVGAGGAGGGGGGGGGGGGGGGLGGGSGHGGGFGGGAGGGLGGGSGGGVGGGGGGGHGGGVGVGIGIGIGVGVGGGSGTGVGVGSGSGGKGGP
- the LOC121787464 gene encoding probable membrane metalloprotease ARASP2, chloroplastic, which translates into the protein MIANLSLSPHQFARFCTSRIPISDFPPTSKTPNLFKPLSSSPCSIIHRDSPILFRSRGLRDAARKMFPTCAIGGLDFGAFESAQSVLEAAAVLTAIIVVHESGHFFAAYLQGIHVSKFAVGFGPILAKFNTNNVEYSLRAIPLGGFVAFPDNDSDSDIPADDVNLLKNRPIFDRVVVISAGVIANIVFAYVIIFAQVLFVGLPVQESFPGVLVPEVRPFSAASRDGLLPGDVILGLDDVELSRTGPSLVSEVVDVIRNSPNRKVAFKIGRGPENVKINITPDKNVDGTGRIGVQLSPNVKFTKVKPRDLFEVFRFSGREFWGLSSNVLDSLKQTFMNFSQSASKVSGPVAIIAVGAEVAKSNTDGLYQFAAILNLNLAVINILPLPALDGGSLAFLLIEAARGGRKLPFELEHQIMSSGIMLVIVLGVFLLVRDTLNLDIIKDLL